A window from Chryseobacterium vaccae encodes these proteins:
- a CDS encoding PLP-dependent cysteine synthase family protein has product MSNVYDNILGLVGNTPMVKLNTVTKDIPATVYAKLESYNPGHSTKDRIALHIIENAEQKGLLKEGSVVVETTSGNTGFSIAMVCIIKGYQCILAVSDKTKPEKIAYLKALGATVYICPANVPADDPRSYYEVAKRIASETPNSVYINQYFNELNIDAHYQTTGPEIWEQTEGKITHLFACTGTGGTLSGSAKFLKEKNPGIKIIGVDADGSILKSYHETGEIHKEDVHPYQIEGMGKNLIPSALLFDKVDEFVRVNDEMSAYRTREIALKEAIMGGYTTGAVTQALIQYAQSHELTKDDMIVLIYPDHGSRYITKVYSDKWMAEQGFVNNCVHNYDEVFKTEFIK; this is encoded by the coding sequence ATGAGTAATGTTTACGATAATATTCTTGGCCTTGTAGGAAATACTCCTATGGTGAAGCTTAATACTGTTACAAAAGATATTCCTGCAACCGTTTATGCCAAGTTAGAATCATATAATCCTGGACATTCCACTAAAGATAGAATTGCACTTCATATTATAGAAAACGCAGAGCAGAAAGGTTTATTGAAGGAAGGATCTGTAGTTGTTGAAACAACTTCAGGGAATACAGGATTTTCTATAGCAATGGTTTGTATCATTAAAGGATATCAGTGTATTCTTGCCGTAAGTGACAAGACAAAGCCTGAGAAAATCGCTTATTTAAAAGCATTAGGAGCTACAGTATATATCTGTCCTGCCAACGTTCCTGCAGATGATCCGAGATCATACTATGAAGTTGCTAAAAGAATTGCTTCAGAAACACCAAATTCAGTTTACATCAATCAGTATTTCAACGAGCTGAACATTGATGCACATTACCAGACTACCGGTCCTGAAATTTGGGAGCAGACGGAAGGTAAAATCACTCACCTTTTTGCCTGCACTGGAACAGGTGGAACATTATCAGGTTCAGCAAAGTTTTTAAAAGAAAAGAATCCGGGCATCAAGATCATCGGTGTAGATGCAGACGGTTCTATTCTAAAAAGCTACCATGAGACGGGAGAGATTCATAAAGAAGACGTTCATCCTTATCAGATTGAAGGAATGGGAAAAAATTTAATTCCTTCTGCCCTTCTTTTTGATAAAGTAGATGAATTTGTAAGAGTGAACGATGAAATGTCAGCCTACAGAACCCGTGAAATTGCTTTGAAAGAAGCTATCATGGGCGGCTACACTACCGGAGCCGTAACCCAGGCATTAATTCAGTATGCACAGTCCCATGAACTGACTAAGGATGATATGATTGTACTGATCTATCCAGATCACGGTTCAAGGTATATTACCAAAGTATACAGTGATAAATGGATGGCGGAACAGGGTTTTGTTAACAACTGCGTACACAATTACGATGAAGTTTTCAAGACCGAGTTCATTAAATAG
- a CDS encoding aminotransferase class I/II-fold pyridoxal phosphate-dependent enzyme, whose protein sequence is MDIFERIKENPGPLGQFADYGEGYFIFPRLEGPIGPRMQFQGREVIFWSANDYLGLCNHPEVIEADAKAAAEYGMFYPMGARAMSGETEQHLQLERELADFVQKESAYLLNFGYQGMVSTIDALVNRNDVIVYDVDSHACIVDGVRLHAGKRFTYRHNDIASLEKNLQRATKVAEETGGGILVITEGVFGMRGQQGKIKEICELKSKYSFRLLVDDAHGFGTLGKTGAGAGEEQGCQDQIDVYFSTFAKSMAGFGAFLAGDKEIIRYLKFNLRSQIFAKSLTMPMVIGGLKRLELLRTRPEIKAKLWENVNKLQNGLKERGFNIGDTNTCVTPVMMQGTPVEATLLVKDLREIYGIFTSVVVYPVIPKGMILLRLIPTASHTDAEINETLAAFEAIHDKLVSGYYKEQEQKLLQEQGLSFKPI, encoded by the coding sequence TTGGATATTTTTGAAAGAATAAAAGAAAATCCAGGACCTCTTGGACAGTTTGCAGATTACGGAGAAGGCTATTTTATATTCCCGAGATTAGAGGGGCCTATCGGTCCAAGGATGCAGTTCCAGGGAAGAGAAGTAATTTTCTGGAGTGCCAATGACTATTTAGGATTATGTAATCACCCTGAAGTAATTGAAGCAGATGCCAAAGCTGCTGCGGAATACGGAATGTTCTACCCGATGGGAGCAAGAGCTATGTCTGGGGAAACAGAACAACACCTTCAGCTGGAAAGAGAACTGGCAGATTTTGTACAAAAAGAATCAGCATATTTATTAAATTTCGGTTATCAGGGAATGGTTTCTACCATTGATGCTCTGGTAAACAGAAATGATGTAATCGTTTATGATGTAGATTCTCATGCCTGTATTGTAGACGGTGTAAGACTTCATGCCGGAAAAAGATTTACCTACAGACACAACGATATTGCCAGTCTTGAGAAAAACCTTCAGAGAGCGACTAAAGTTGCAGAGGAAACAGGCGGCGGTATTTTAGTGATTACGGAAGGTGTTTTCGGAATGAGAGGTCAGCAGGGAAAAATCAAAGAAATCTGCGAGCTGAAATCCAAATACAGCTTCAGACTTTTGGTAGATGATGCCCACGGATTCGGAACACTTGGAAAAACAGGAGCTGGAGCTGGTGAAGAGCAGGGATGTCAGGATCAGATCGACGTATACTTCTCTACTTTTGCTAAATCAATGGCAGGTTTCGGAGCCTTCTTAGCTGGTGATAAGGAAATTATCAGATATCTGAAATTCAATTTAAGATCTCAGATTTTCGCTAAATCTCTTACGATGCCAATGGTAATCGGAGGTTTAAAGAGACTTGAGCTATTGAGAACAAGACCGGAAATCAAGGCCAAACTTTGGGAAAATGTAAATAAATTACAAAACGGACTTAAAGAAAGAGGATTCAATATTGGTGATACGAATACGTGTGTAACTCCAGTAATGATGCAGGGAACTCCGGTAGAAGCAACTCTTCTGGTGAAAGACCTAAGAGAGATCTACGGAATCTTTACTTCAGTAGTTGTGTATCCGGTAATTCCGAAAGGAATGATCCTTCTGAGATTAATTCCTACAGCTTCTCATACAGATGCGGAAATTAATGAAACGCTGGCTGCATTTGAAGCTATTCACGATAAACTAGTAAGTGGTTACTATAAAGAGCAGGAACAGAAACTTCTGCAGGAGCAGGGGTTAAGTTTCAAGCCAATTTAA